From Streptomyces cyaneogriseus subsp. noncyanogenus, the proteins below share one genomic window:
- a CDS encoding response regulator, with protein MTIRVMLVDDQVLLRTGFRMVLAAQPDMEVVAEAGDGVEAIRALESTAVDVVLMDVRMPKLDGVEATRRICADPDAPKVLILTTFDLDEYAFSALKAGASGFMLKDVPPGELLAAIRAVHSGDAVVAPSTTRRLLDRFAPMLPGTVKEPQHKALQRLTEREREVMVLVAQGLSNGEIAARLVLSEATVKTHVGRILTKLGLRDRVQVVVLAYETGLVRAGGHG; from the coding sequence ATGACGATCCGCGTGATGCTCGTCGACGACCAAGTGCTGCTGCGCACCGGGTTCCGGATGGTGCTCGCCGCCCAGCCGGACATGGAGGTCGTGGCGGAGGCGGGGGACGGCGTCGAGGCCATCCGGGCGCTGGAGTCCACCGCCGTCGACGTGGTGCTGATGGACGTCCGCATGCCCAAGCTGGACGGCGTGGAGGCCACCCGCCGCATCTGCGCCGACCCCGACGCGCCGAAGGTGCTCATCCTGACCACCTTCGACCTGGACGAGTACGCCTTCTCGGCGTTGAAGGCGGGCGCCTCCGGCTTCATGCTCAAGGACGTGCCGCCCGGTGAACTGCTCGCCGCCATCCGCGCCGTGCACAGCGGCGACGCGGTGGTGGCGCCCTCGACCACCCGCCGTCTCCTCGACCGGTTCGCGCCGATGCTGCCCGGCACCGTGAAGGAACCCCAGCACAAGGCGCTCCAGCGGCTCACCGAGCGGGAGCGGGAGGTGATGGTGCTGGTGGCGCAGGGCCTGTCCAACGGGGAGATCGCGGCCCGGCTGGTGCTGTCGGAGGCGACCGTGAAGACCCACGTGGGCCGCATCCTGACCAAGCTGGGCCTCAGGGACCGGGTGCAGGTGGTGGTGCTGGCGTACGAGACGGGGCTGGTGCGCGCCGGCGGCCACGGCTGA
- the panC gene encoding pantoate--beta-alanine ligase: MSHDFELVPTVDDLDHVLGHFAVPGRTAVVMTMGALHEGHATLIRAAREHVGRKGFVIVTVFVNPLQFGAGEDLDRYPRTLDADLKTAERAGADIVFAPSAGEIYPDGTPRITLRAGAMGERLEGASRPGHFDGMLTVVAKLLHLTRPDVAFFGQKDAQQLALIRRMVRDLNFGVEIVGVPTVREEDGLALSSRNRYLSPQERRTALSLSQALFAGRDRHAAQEALRARAREVPATHARAEALSALGESRAAADAHAVAQAAPAGPAAVRAAARLVLDEAARLDPPLELDYLALVDPSDFTEIDDDFTGEAVLAVAARVGTTRLIDNIPLTFGAPS, from the coding sequence ATGAGCCACGACTTCGAACTCGTCCCGACCGTGGACGACCTGGACCACGTCCTGGGGCACTTCGCCGTGCCCGGCCGCACCGCCGTCGTCATGACGATGGGCGCCCTGCACGAGGGCCACGCGACGCTGATCCGCGCCGCCCGCGAGCACGTCGGCCGCAAGGGCTTCGTGATCGTCACCGTCTTCGTCAACCCGCTCCAGTTCGGCGCGGGCGAGGACCTCGACCGCTACCCGCGCACCCTCGACGCCGACCTGAAGACCGCCGAGCGGGCGGGCGCGGACATCGTCTTCGCGCCGTCCGCGGGCGAGATCTACCCGGACGGCACGCCGCGGATCACCCTGCGCGCGGGCGCCATGGGCGAGCGCCTGGAGGGCGCCTCCCGCCCCGGCCACTTCGACGGCATGCTCACCGTCGTCGCCAAGCTGCTCCACCTCACCCGCCCCGACGTGGCGTTCTTCGGCCAGAAGGACGCCCAGCAGCTCGCCCTGATCCGCCGCATGGTGCGGGACCTGAACTTCGGTGTCGAGATCGTCGGCGTCCCCACCGTGCGCGAGGAGGACGGCCTGGCCCTGTCCAGCCGCAACCGCTACCTCTCCCCCCAGGAGCGGCGCACGGCCCTGTCCCTGTCGCAGGCCCTGTTCGCGGGCCGCGACCGGCACGCCGCCCAGGAGGCGCTGCGCGCGCGGGCCCGCGAGGTGCCCGCCACGCACGCGCGCGCGGAAGCGCTCAGCGCCCTGGGCGAGTCCCGCGCGGCGGCCGACGCGCACGCCGTCGCCCAGGCCGCGCCGGCCGGCCCGGCGGCCGTCCGCGCCGCGGCCCGCCTGGTCCTGGACGAGGCCGCCCGCCTCGACCCGCCGCTCGAACTGGACTACCTGGCCCTCGTCGACCCCTCCGACTTCACCGAGATCGACGACGACTTCACCGGCGAGGCCGTCCTCGCCGTCGCCGCCCGCGTCGGCACGACCCGGCTGATCGACAACATCCCCCTCACCTTCGGAGCCCCTTCGTGA
- a CDS encoding Rossmann-like and DUF2520 domain-containing protein — protein sequence MNTPSLPDPKDRPARLTVGVVGAGRVGPALAASLQLAGHRPVAASGVSEASRRRAAALLPDVPLVPPAEVLRRSELVLLTVPDDALPGLVAGLAETGAVRPGQLLVHTSGRYGAKVLDPALRAGALPLALHPAMTFTGTPVDVQRLAGCSFGVTAPEELRLAAEALVIEMGGEPEWIDEDKRPLYHAALALGANHLVTLVAQSLDLLRVAGVAAPDRMLGPLLGAALDNALRSGDAALTGPVARGDAGTVAAHVTELRRHAPQAVAGYLAMARATADRALAHGLLKPELAEDLLGVLADQAALPENGGDQ from the coding sequence GTGAACACACCCTCACTGCCAGACCCCAAGGACCGCCCGGCGCGGCTCACCGTCGGCGTCGTCGGCGCCGGCCGCGTGGGCCCCGCGCTGGCCGCGTCGCTTCAGCTCGCCGGGCACCGCCCGGTGGCCGCCTCCGGGGTCTCCGAGGCGTCCAGACGGCGCGCGGCGGCCCTGCTGCCCGACGTGCCGCTGGTCCCGCCCGCCGAAGTGCTCCGGCGCTCCGAGCTGGTCCTGCTGACCGTCCCGGACGACGCCCTGCCCGGGCTGGTGGCCGGGCTCGCCGAGACCGGCGCCGTCCGGCCCGGCCAGCTCCTGGTGCACACCTCCGGCCGGTACGGCGCGAAGGTGCTCGACCCCGCCCTGCGCGCCGGCGCCCTGCCGCTGGCGCTGCACCCGGCGATGACCTTCACCGGCACCCCCGTCGACGTCCAGCGCCTGGCCGGCTGCTCGTTCGGCGTCACCGCGCCCGAGGAACTGCGGCTGGCCGCCGAGGCCCTCGTCATCGAGATGGGCGGCGAGCCGGAGTGGATCGACGAGGACAAGCGCCCGCTGTACCACGCGGCGCTCGCCCTCGGCGCGAACCACCTGGTCACCCTGGTCGCCCAGTCCCTGGACCTGCTGCGCGTCGCCGGCGTCGCGGCCCCCGACCGGATGCTCGGCCCGCTGCTGGGCGCCGCCCTGGACAACGCCCTGCGCTCCGGCGACGCGGCCCTGACCGGCCCCGTCGCGCGCGGGGACGCGGGCACCGTCGCCGCGCACGTCACCGAGTTGCGCCGGCACGCCCCGCAGGCCGTCGCCGGCTATCTGGCGATGGCCCGCGCGACCGCCGACCGGGCGCTCGCCCACGGGCTGCTCAAGCCCGAACTGGCCGAAGACCTGCTGGGCGTCCTGGCCGACCAGGCGGCCCTGCCCGAGAACGGGGGAGACCAATGA
- a CDS encoding DUF5937 family protein — MSVSIDITGLPPERIHVVPSPLAELGMALHALSEPGHHPGLRGWATSVAARLRPDLADRLCEADFLWRTTFSDVFAPFAGIPGGRALPGATLAEELDLLDKLTDDEFVLVALEFTCQVQYDVEASSPLHDDTARRRALELAAARGALQERFTRRLLQDPPVVRAWFRQLMEDCEEAFFAEIWERIRPQLAADARHKTELLRRKGLAEALAAVSPAVALDDEAAVITVDKLVVGRTATGDGGLVLVPTSLGWPHVMVLHRYGWQPAITYPVSGSGPQAPSVEQVGLRLEALAHPVRMQLCRHLARTPCTTSELADAQGMTAPEISRHLSVLKKAGLITTRRRGRYAQHQLELSAVVRLGSDFIEGVLR; from the coding sequence ATGAGCGTGAGCATCGACATCACCGGGCTGCCGCCGGAGCGGATCCACGTGGTCCCGTCGCCGCTGGCCGAGCTCGGCATGGCCCTGCACGCGCTCAGCGAGCCCGGCCACCATCCGGGCCTGCGGGGCTGGGCGACGTCCGTGGCCGCGCGGCTGCGGCCCGACCTGGCCGACCGCCTGTGCGAGGCGGACTTCCTGTGGCGCACCACGTTCTCCGACGTCTTCGCCCCCTTCGCCGGCATCCCCGGCGGGCGGGCCCTTCCGGGCGCCACGCTCGCCGAGGAGCTCGACCTGCTGGACAAGCTGACGGACGACGAGTTCGTGCTGGTGGCGCTCGAGTTCACCTGCCAGGTCCAGTACGACGTGGAGGCCTCGAGCCCGCTGCACGACGACACGGCGCGCCGGCGCGCGCTGGAGCTCGCCGCGGCGCGCGGGGCCCTCCAGGAGCGGTTCACGCGCAGGCTGCTCCAGGACCCGCCCGTGGTGCGCGCCTGGTTCCGTCAGCTGATGGAGGACTGCGAGGAGGCGTTCTTCGCCGAGATCTGGGAGCGGATCCGGCCGCAGCTCGCCGCGGACGCCCGGCACAAGACGGAGCTGCTGCGCCGCAAGGGCCTGGCGGAGGCCCTCGCCGCGGTGTCCCCGGCGGTCGCGCTGGACGACGAGGCGGCCGTGATCACCGTCGACAAACTGGTCGTGGGCCGCACGGCCACCGGTGACGGCGGTCTCGTCCTGGTCCCCACCAGCCTCGGCTGGCCGCACGTGATGGTCCTGCACCGGTACGGCTGGCAGCCCGCCATCACCTACCCCGTCAGCGGTTCCGGGCCGCAGGCCCCCTCCGTCGAGCAGGTGGGCCTGCGCCTGGAGGCCCTGGCCCATCCGGTGCGGATGCAGCTCTGCCGTCATCTGGCCCGCACGCCCTGCACCACCAGCGAGCTGGCGGACGCCCAGGGGATGACGGCACCCGAGATATCCCGGCATCTGAGCGTGCTGAAGAAGGCCGGCCTGATCACCACCCGCCGCCGCGGCCGTTACGCGCAGCACCAACTGGAGCTGTCGGCGGTGGTCCGGCTGGGCAGCGACTTCATCGAGGGCGTCCTGCGCTGA
- a CDS encoding threonine aldolase family protein: MSDTAGQDGRRDGRRAGWRAGEADRRRPEEDRPQPEEDRRQTEEDRRERLRERRRAAHRAARRVLARPGFLSTLRERLALLDGAAGLHDLDEAADQYGDGVVEALEARTAALLGTEDAAFFPTGTMAQQVALRCWAGRTGSTVVALHALSHPEVHERHAFSQVSGLRPVRVTSAPRPPTAEEVRAYEEPFGTLMLELPLRDAGFLLPSFEELTEVVEAARERDAVVHFDGARLWESTVHFGRPLEEIAGLADSVYVSFYKSLDAYGGAALAGPRALVEEAKVWRHRYGGTVFQQFPTALSALAGLERELPRLPEYVAHARVVAAALRDGLAAAGVPWARVHPEVPHTHEFQVWLPYDADTAARAAVRQGEETGTLLFARPWDTAGPGLARTEIGVGAEGLDWTAAEVAAATAGFVSRLREEADGPDGGVRR, from the coding sequence ATGAGCGATACGGCGGGGCAGGACGGGCGGCGGGACGGGCGGCGGGCCGGGTGGCGGGCCGGGGAGGCGGACCGGCGGCGGCCGGAGGAGGACCGCCCACAACCGGAGGAAGACCGGCGGCAGACGGAGGAGGACCGGCGTGAGCGGCTGCGGGAGCGGCGCCGGGCCGCCCATCGTGCCGCCCGGCGGGTCCTCGCCCGCCCGGGCTTCCTGAGCACCCTGCGCGAGCGGCTGGCGCTGCTGGACGGGGCGGCCGGGCTCCACGATCTGGACGAGGCGGCGGACCAGTACGGCGACGGCGTCGTGGAGGCCCTGGAGGCGAGGACCGCCGCGCTGCTGGGCACGGAGGACGCCGCCTTCTTCCCGACGGGCACCATGGCCCAGCAGGTGGCCCTGCGGTGCTGGGCGGGCCGCACCGGCAGCACGGTCGTCGCCCTGCACGCCCTCAGCCACCCCGAGGTGCACGAACGGCATGCGTTCAGCCAGGTGAGCGGATTGCGCCCGGTACGGGTGACGAGCGCGCCCCGGCCGCCGACCGCCGAAGAGGTCCGCGCGTACGAGGAGCCCTTCGGCACGCTGATGCTGGAGCTGCCCCTGAGGGACGCCGGTTTCCTGCTGCCCTCCTTCGAGGAGCTCACCGAGGTGGTGGAGGCGGCCCGGGAGCGCGACGCGGTGGTCCACTTCGACGGGGCGCGCCTGTGGGAGTCCACCGTCCACTTCGGGCGTCCCCTGGAGGAGATCGCCGGCCTGGCGGACAGCGTGTACGTGTCGTTCTACAAGTCGCTCGACGCCTACGGCGGCGCGGCGCTGGCCGGCCCGCGCGCGCTCGTGGAGGAGGCGAAGGTCTGGCGGCACCGCTATGGCGGCACGGTGTTCCAGCAGTTCCCGACGGCCCTGTCGGCGCTGGCCGGGCTGGAGCGCGAGCTGCCCCGGCTGCCGGAGTACGTCGCCCACGCGCGCGTGGTGGCCGCCGCGCTGCGCGACGGCCTGGCGGCGGCCGGGGTGCCGTGGGCGCGCGTGCACCCGGAGGTGCCGCACACCCACGAGTTCCAGGTCTGGCTGCCGTACGACGCCGACACCGCCGCCCGGGCCGCCGTCCGGCAGGGCGAGGAGACGGGGACCCTGCTCTTCGCCCGGCCGTGGGACACCGCCGGGCCGGGGCTGGCCAGGACGGAGATCGGCGTGGGGGCCGAGGGCCTGGACTGGACGGCCGCCGAGGTGGCGGCGGCGACGGCCGGATTCGTCTCCCGGCTGCGCGAGGAGGCGGACGGGCCGGACGGCGGCGTCAGGAGGTAG